Proteins from a genomic interval of Oncorhynchus clarkii lewisi isolate Uvic-CL-2024 chromosome 13, UVic_Ocla_1.0, whole genome shotgun sequence:
- the LOC139423589 gene encoding heparan sulfate glucosamine 3-O-sulfotransferase 3B1-like: MSVVRNLMPRTLEGQITMEKTPSYFVTKEAPRRLCTMNCHTKLIVVVRDPVTRAISDYTQTLSKQPGLPSFQSLALKNTSTGLVDTSWSAVRIGLYAKHLENWLQHFPLSHFLFVSGERLVSDPAGEMGRVQDFLGLKRVVSDKHFYFNQTKGFPCLKKPEGSSRPRCLGKSKGRPHPQISPEVLQRLRDFYRPFNLRFYRMTGRDFGWD, from the coding sequence CGGACCCTGGAAGGTCAGATCACCATGGAGAAGACGCCCAGCTACTTTGTGACCAAGGAGGCTCCTCGTCGCCTCTGCACCATGAACTGCCACACCAAGCTCATTGTAGTCGTCCGCGACCCCGTGACCCGGGCAATCTCCGACTATACCCAGACGCTGTCCAAACAACCCGGCCTCCCCTCTTTCCAGAGTCTGGCCCTCAAGAATACTTCTACGGGATTGGTCGACACCTCGTGGAGCGCCGTGCGCATCGGCCTGTACGCCAAGCACCTGGAGAACTGGCTCCAGCACTTCCCCTTATCTCACTTCCTGTTCGTCAGCGGCGAGCGGCTGGTGTCCGACCCGGCGGGGGAGATGGGCCGGGTGCAGGACTTCCTGGGTCTGAAGAGGGTGGTGAGCGACAAGCACTTTTACTTCAACCAGACTAAGGGATTCCCCTGTCTGAAGAAGCCAGAGGGAAGCAGCAGGCCCCGGTGTCTGGGGAAGTCCAAAGGAAGGCCTCATCCACAGATCTCACCAGAGGTACTGCAGAGGCTCAGGGACTTCTACAGGCCATTCAACCTCAGGTTCTACCGGATGACTGGACGAGACTTTGGATGGGACTGA